GCTCCAAATGAAAACAGCATCTTTCCTCAGAATGGTTTTAATTTCCTATCCTCCCAAAGGGCCGACTTGACAGAGCTGCgtaaattgaaaattgatTCCAACAGAAGTgctgcaaaaaaattaaaactCCTCTCTGGTACTCCCGCCATCACAAAAAAACATATGCAAGACGAACAAGATTCATCGGAAAATGAGCCAATTGCAAATGCTGATAGTGTCACTAACATTGacaggaaagaaaatagagaTAATAATTTGGATAACACTTATTTGAATGGAAAGGAGCAATCGAATAACTTGAATAAACAAGACGGCGAAAATACTTTACAACATGAAAAGTCATCAAGTTTTGGTTATTGGTGTTCTCCTTCCCCAGAACAGCTGGAGCGTTTGTCATTGAAGCAATTAGCGGCCGTTTCAAATTTTGTTATCGGGAGAAGAGGTTATGGTTGTATTACATTTCAACATGATGTGGATCTCACAGCTTTTACCAAAAGCTTTAGAGAAGAACTATTCGGTAAAATTGTAATATTTCGTTCCTCTAAGACAGTAGAAGTATATCCTGACGAAGCCACCAAACCAATGATTGGGCATGGGTTAAACGTTCCCGCTATAATCACTCTAGAGAATGTTTATCCTgtagataaaaaaacaaaaaaaccGATGAAAGATACGACGAAGTTTGCTGaatttcaagtttttgaCAGGAAACTAAGAAGCATGAGGGAAATGAACTATATATCCTATAATCCCTTTGGCGGGACTTGGACTTTCAAAGTCAATCATTTTAGCATTTGGGGGTTAgtcaatgaagaagatgcggaaatagatgaagacGATTTGAGTAAACAAGAAGACGGCGGTGAGCAACCATTAAGAAAGGTGCGCACGTTAGCGCAATCAAAACCATCGGATAAAGAGGTTATCCTCAAAACAGATGGCACTTTTGGAACTCTATCAGGTAAAGACGACTCTATCGTTGAGGAAAAGGCATACGAACCTGATTTGTCTGATGCGGACTTTGAGGGAATTGAAGCTTCCCCTAAACTTGACGTTTCTAAGGATTGGGTAGAACAATTAATTTTAGCTGGGTCTTCACTACGTTCTGTGTTTGCCACTTCTAAAGAATTTGACGGGCCATGtcaaaatgaaatagaTTTACTCTTTTCCGAATGcaatgatgaaattgataaCGCAAAACTCATCATGAAGGAAAGAAGATTTACAGCCTCTTATACGtttgcaaaattttcaacagGTTCAATGCTACTGACAAAAGATATTGTTGGTAAATCGGGCGTTTCAATTAAGCGTTTACCAACTGAgttgcaaagaaaatttttattcgATGACGTCTATttagataaagaaattgaaaaggttACTATCGAAGCAAGGAAGTCAAACCCATACCCACAAATTAGTGAAAGCTCTTTACTCTTTAAAGATGCTTTAGATTATATGGAAAAAACCTCTAGTGATTACAATCTATGGAAACTTTCATCTATTTTATTCGACCCCGTTTCCTATCCATACAAGACGGACAATGATCAAGTAAAAATGgcattattaaaaaaagaaaggcaTTGTCGATTAACTTCGTGGATTGTTAGCCAGATAGGTCCGgaaattgaagagaaaattAGGAATTCTTCTAACGAAATAGaacaaatatttctatatttgCTCTTGAATGATGTCGTAAGGGCATCCAAGTTAGCAATTGAGTCTAAGAATGGTCATTTGAGCGTTTTGATATCCTATTTGGGTTCAAACGACCCAAGGATACGTGATTTAGCGGAATTACAATTGCAAAAGTGGTCAACTGGTGGTTGTAGTATCGACAAGAATATCTCGAAGATTTACAAATTACTAAGCGGTTCACCTTTTGAAggtttattttctcttaAGGAACTTGAAAGTGAATTCAGTTGGTTGTgccttttgaatttgacaCTGTGCTACGGCCAGATAGATGAGTATTCCTTAGAATCTCTTGTGCAATCGCATTTAGACAAGTTTTCTTTACCCTATGATGATCCTATTGGAGTTATTTTCCAACTATATGCTGCTAATGAAAATACGGAGAAGCTCTATAAGGAGGTTAGACAAAGAACCAACGCTTTAGATGTTCAGTTTTGCTGGTACTTGATTCAAACATTGAGATTTAATGGAACACGCGTTTTTTCGAAGGAAACTAGCGATGAGGCTACATTCGC
This sequence is a window from Saccharomyces cerevisiae S288C chromosome VII, complete sequence. Protein-coding genes within it:
- the NUP145 gene encoding nucleocytoplasmic transporter NUP145 (Essential protein with distinct roles in two nuclear pore subcomplexes; catalyzes its own proteolytic cleavage in vivo to generate a C-terminal fragment that is a structural component of the Nup84p subcomplex (with roles in NPC biogenesis and localization of genes to the nuclear periphery), and an N-terminal fragment that is one of several FG-nucleoporins within the NPC central core directly responsible for nucleocytoplasmic transport; homologous to human NUP98): MFNKSVNSGFTFGNQNTSTPTSTPAQPSSSLQFPQKSTGLFGNVNVNANTSTPSPSGGLFNANSNANSISQQPANNSLFGNKPAQPSGGLFGATNNTTSKSAGSLFGNNNATANSTGSTGLFSGSNNIASSTQNGGLFGNSNNNNITSTTQNGGLFGKPTTTPAGAGGLFGNSSSTNSTTGLFGSNNTQSSTGIFGQKPGASTTGGLFGNNGASFPRSGETTGTMSTNPYGINISNVPMAVADMPRSITSSLSDVNGKSDAEPKPIENRRTYSFSSSVSGNAPLPLASQSSLVSRLSTRLKATQKSTSPNEIFSPSYSKPWLNGAGSAPLVDDFFSSKMTSLAPNENSIFPQNGFNFLSSQRADLTELRKLKIDSNRSAAKKLKLLSGTPAITKKHMQDEQDSSENEPIANADSVTNIDRKENRDNNLDNTYLNGKEQSNNLNKQDGENTLQHEKSSSFGYWCSPSPEQLERLSLKQLAAVSNFVIGRRGYGCITFQHDVDLTAFTKSFREELFGKIVIFRSSKTVEVYPDEATKPMIGHGLNVPAIITLENVYPVDKKTKKPMKDTTKFAEFQVFDRKLRSMREMNYISYNPFGGTWTFKVNHFSIWGLVNEEDAEIDEDDLSKQEDGGEQPLRKVRTLAQSKPSDKEVILKTDGTFGTLSGKDDSIVEEKAYEPDLSDADFEGIEASPKLDVSKDWVEQLILAGSSLRSVFATSKEFDGPCQNEIDLLFSECNDEIDNAKLIMKERRFTASYTFAKFSTGSMLLTKDIVGKSGVSIKRLPTELQRKFLFDDVYLDKEIEKVTIEARKSNPYPQISESSLLFKDALDYMEKTSSDYNLWKLSSILFDPVSYPYKTDNDQVKMALLKKERHCRLTSWIVSQIGPEIEEKIRNSSNEIEQIFLYLLLNDVVRASKLAIESKNGHLSVLISYLGSNDPRIRDLAELQLQKWSTGGCSIDKNISKIYKLLSGSPFEGLFSLKELESEFSWLCLLNLTLCYGQIDEYSLESLVQSHLDKFSLPYDDPIGVIFQLYAANENTEKLYKEVRQRTNALDVQFCWYLIQTLRFNGTRVFSKETSDEATFAFAAQLEFAQLHGHSLFVSCFLNDDKAAEDTIKRLVMREITLLRASTNDHILNRLKIPSQLIFNAQALKDRYEGNYLSEVQNLLLGSSYDLAEMAIVTSLGPRLLLSNNPVQNNELKTLREILNEFPDSERDKWSVSINVFEVYLKLVLDNVETQETIDSLISGMKIFYDQYKHCREVAACCNVMSQEIVSKILEKNNPSIGDSKAKLLELPLGQPEKAYLRGEFAQDLMKCTYKI